A single window of Streptomyces sp. NBC_00464 DNA harbors:
- a CDS encoding amino acid permease encodes MSISTSNRKGAEAAPPKDEEQRLRELGYQPVLARRMGGFGNFAISFSVISILSGCMTLYGFGMSTGGPAVMLWGWAGVGLFVICVGMALAEVTSAYPTSGALYYMADRLGGRKWGWYTGWLNLLGLLGAIAGIDYGAALFTGALMNLQWGFTPTPGKTMIIFLCILLLHAVLNLFGVRLVSVLNSISVWWHLAGVAVIVSVLAIVPSHHQSPSFVFTEFVNDTGWENPLYVAAIGLLLAQYTFCGYDASAHLSEETSDASVSAPRGIVRSIWVSWLAGFVLLAGLTFAIQDYVGTQESATGVPPAQILIDALGTSGATAMLLIVIAAQLFCGNAEVAATSRMVFAFSRDNALPGSSVWRKVSARTQTPVNAVWLSVVVAGVLALPSLYSATAYGAVTAINVIGITPAYAIPIYLKLRAGDRFERGPWHLGRWSKTVGWIAVVWVVIVTVLFLLPQRSPVTIDSMNYASIALVAVLVLATVWWFVARGSYGTPSAYGNAREQAEIEEDIV; translated from the coding sequence ATGTCCATATCCACCTCGAACCGGAAGGGTGCCGAGGCCGCCCCGCCCAAGGACGAGGAACAGCGGCTGCGCGAGCTCGGCTACCAGCCGGTGCTGGCCCGCCGCATGGGCGGCTTCGGCAATTTCGCCATCAGCTTCTCCGTCATCTCGATCCTGTCCGGCTGCATGACCCTGTACGGCTTCGGCATGTCCACCGGCGGCCCGGCGGTGATGCTCTGGGGCTGGGCCGGGGTCGGCCTCTTCGTCATCTGCGTCGGCATGGCGCTCGCCGAGGTCACCAGTGCGTACCCGACCTCCGGGGCGCTGTACTACATGGCGGACCGGCTCGGCGGCCGCAAGTGGGGCTGGTACACCGGCTGGCTGAATCTGCTCGGGCTGCTGGGCGCGATCGCCGGCATCGACTACGGTGCCGCGCTGTTCACCGGCGCGCTGATGAACCTGCAGTGGGGTTTCACCCCCACCCCGGGCAAGACGATGATCATCTTCCTCTGCATCCTGCTGCTGCACGCCGTACTGAACCTCTTCGGTGTCCGACTGGTCAGCGTGCTCAACTCGATCAGTGTGTGGTGGCACCTGGCCGGTGTCGCGGTGATCGTGTCCGTGCTCGCGATCGTTCCCTCGCACCACCAGTCGCCGTCCTTCGTCTTCACCGAGTTCGTCAATGACACCGGCTGGGAGAACCCGCTCTATGTGGCGGCGATCGGTCTGCTGCTGGCGCAGTACACCTTCTGCGGCTACGACGCCTCCGCCCACCTGTCGGAGGAGACCTCCGACGCCTCGGTCTCGGCGCCCCGTGGCATCGTCCGTTCGATCTGGGTCTCGTGGCTGGCCGGCTTCGTGCTGCTCGCGGGGCTGACGTTCGCGATCCAGGACTACGTGGGAACCCAGGAGAGCGCGACCGGAGTACCGCCGGCCCAGATCCTGATCGACGCGCTGGGGACCTCGGGCGCCACGGCGATGCTGCTGATCGTGATCGCCGCGCAGCTGTTCTGCGGCAATGCCGAGGTCGCGGCCACCAGCCGGATGGTGTTCGCCTTCAGCCGGGACAACGCACTGCCGGGGTCCTCGGTGTGGCGCAAGGTGAGCGCCCGCACCCAGACACCGGTCAACGCGGTGTGGCTGTCGGTCGTCGTCGCCGGGGTGCTCGCCCTTCCGTCGCTTTACTCGGCGACCGCGTACGGGGCGGTGACCGCCATCAACGTCATCGGCATCACGCCCGCCTACGCCATCCCGATCTACCTGAAGCTGCGCGCGGGTGACCGCTTCGAGCGCGGCCCGTGGCACCTGGGCCGCTGGTCGAAGACGGTCGGCTGGATCGCCGTGGTGTGGGTCGTCATCGTGACCGTGCTGTTCCTGCTGCCGCAGAGGTCTCCCGTGACGATCGACTCGATGAACTACGCGTCGATCGCGCTGGTCGCCGTGCTGGTCCTGGCCACCGTGTGGTGGTTCGTCGCCCGTGGTTCGTACGGCACGCCGTCGGCGTACGGAAACGCCCGCGAGCAGGCGGAGATCGAGGAGGACATCGTCTGA
- a CDS encoding NAD(P)/FAD-dependent oxidoreductase, giving the protein MTHTVTAAGDPLPALPGGAPYDVTVIGAGVVGTAIARELARYPLRTALVEASDDIGNGTSKANTAILHTGFDAVPGTLEARLVREGQRRLSAYAADTGIPVERVGALLVAWDAEQLAALPALLAKAEANGYRAARLLDADEVAEREPHLGPGALGGLEVPDESVICPWTTPLAFATQAVRAGVHLHLDCPVRDIEPGSTVHTLTTGRGPLRTRFLINAAGLYADEIDRRFGHDVFTVTPRRGQLIVFDKLARDLVRHILLPVPTSAGKGVLVAPTVFGNVLLGPTAEELDDKTATESTQEGIALLREKGRRILPRLLDEEVTAVYAGLRAATGQEDYRIQEYPGRRYIAVGGIRSTGLTASMAIADHVTGLLARTGLDPGTPAELEPLTMPGLGEAAERPYLNAELIARDPAYGTLVCHCERVTAGEIRDALAATLPPRSVAGLARRTRAGNGRCQGFHCGAGLRALIEGNGP; this is encoded by the coding sequence ATGACGCACACCGTCACGGCCGCCGGGGACCCGCTGCCGGCCCTGCCCGGCGGAGCCCCGTACGACGTCACCGTCATCGGGGCGGGCGTGGTCGGCACCGCGATCGCCCGCGAACTGGCCCGGTACCCCCTGCGCACCGCCCTCGTCGAGGCGTCCGACGACATCGGCAACGGCACGTCCAAGGCCAACACCGCGATCCTGCACACCGGTTTCGACGCCGTGCCCGGCACGCTGGAGGCCCGCCTCGTACGCGAAGGACAGCGCAGGCTCTCCGCATACGCCGCCGACACGGGCATCCCCGTCGAACGCGTCGGCGCCCTCCTGGTCGCCTGGGACGCCGAACAACTCGCCGCGCTGCCCGCCCTGCTGGCCAAGGCCGAAGCCAACGGCTACCGAGCGGCCCGGCTGCTGGACGCCGACGAGGTCGCCGAACGGGAACCCCACCTGGGCCCGGGAGCGCTCGGCGGTCTTGAGGTCCCCGACGAGTCGGTCATCTGCCCCTGGACCACGCCCCTCGCCTTCGCCACCCAGGCCGTCCGCGCGGGCGTCCATCTGCACCTGGACTGCCCGGTCCGCGACATCGAACCCGGGTCCACCGTCCACACCCTGACGACCGGCCGCGGACCGCTGCGCACCCGCTTCCTGATCAACGCCGCCGGGCTGTACGCCGACGAGATCGACCGCCGGTTCGGCCACGACGTCTTCACCGTCACCCCGCGCCGCGGCCAGCTGATCGTGTTCGACAAGCTCGCCCGCGACCTCGTCCGCCACATCCTGCTTCCCGTTCCCACCAGCGCGGGCAAGGGGGTTCTGGTCGCGCCGACGGTCTTCGGGAACGTCCTCCTCGGCCCCACCGCCGAGGAGCTCGACGACAAGACCGCCACCGAGTCGACGCAGGAGGGCATCGCCCTGCTGCGGGAGAAGGGCCGCAGGATCCTGCCCCGGCTCCTCGACGAGGAGGTGACCGCCGTCTACGCCGGACTGCGGGCAGCCACCGGCCAGGAGGACTACCGGATCCAGGAGTACCCCGGCCGGCGCTACATCGCCGTCGGCGGCATCCGCTCCACCGGGCTGACCGCGTCCATGGCCATCGCGGACCACGTCACCGGCCTGCTCGCCCGGACCGGACTCGACCCGGGCACCCCCGCCGAACTGGAACCCCTCACCATGCCAGGCCTCGGCGAGGCGGCCGAACGCCCGTACCTGAACGCGGAACTCATCGCCCGCGACCCGGCGTACGGCACCCTGGTCTGCCACTGCGAACGCGTCACCGCGGGCGAGATCCGCGACGCGCTGGCCGCCACGCTCCCACCGCGATCCGTCGCCGGCCTGGCCCGCAGGACCAGGGCCGGCAACGGACGCTGCCAGGGCTTCCACTGCGGGGCGGGGCTCCGCGCACTGATCGAGGGGAACGGGCCATGA
- a CDS encoding ABC transporter substrate-binding protein, translating to MPGRHSRRSVLATMTALPLAGALSACSGGTSGAESTSRTSTVSNNSGRNTTRITFWSALRGSQEVVEAFNRTHDTIQVDFQQIPSGPQGGYAKLSNASRAGNAPDVATIEYPQVPGFAIDGVAVELTDMLSDGLRAKLLPQALGLTTFEKRVFSLPLDVEPMVMHYRTDLFERYGIEVPRTWDEFEEASRTVRRKAPERRLSAFATDGGSQFAAFAWQAGAQWFDTRDGAWNVSLADEPTRRVAAYWQRMIDQDLVVMSPVDSRAYDAHLTSGKVLVRLSGAWDAGAQMKARPGQRGKWAVAPLPQWDPSNAALGTHGGSTFAVTSSSHHPEAALEFIEWQVSHPDALLARLSSGASSQYPAASGLVPVGRKAFDRGYYNGQDIYTLFDQEAHKIRDGWTWGPRMTATQKVMQDGFARVGGGQGSVLDSVRAAQRGTMPDLRALGLSTTERSS from the coding sequence ATGCCCGGTCGACACAGCCGTCGGTCCGTGCTTGCCACGATGACCGCACTACCACTGGCGGGCGCGCTGAGCGCTTGCAGTGGTGGCACATCGGGGGCGGAAAGCACGAGCAGGACCAGCACCGTCAGCAACAATTCCGGCCGCAACACCACGCGCATCACCTTCTGGTCCGCCCTGCGCGGGAGCCAGGAAGTGGTGGAAGCGTTCAACCGGACGCATGACACGATCCAGGTCGACTTCCAGCAGATCCCCTCGGGACCCCAGGGCGGATACGCGAAGCTCAGCAACGCCTCCCGGGCCGGGAACGCCCCGGACGTCGCGACGATCGAGTACCCCCAGGTCCCGGGATTCGCCATCGACGGGGTCGCCGTCGAACTCACCGACATGCTGAGCGACGGACTGCGGGCCAAGCTGCTGCCGCAGGCGCTGGGGCTCACCACGTTCGAGAAGCGCGTCTTCAGCCTGCCGCTCGACGTCGAACCGATGGTGATGCACTACCGCACCGACCTCTTCGAGCGGTACGGCATCGAGGTCCCGCGCACCTGGGACGAGTTCGAGGAGGCGTCCCGTACCGTGCGCCGCAAGGCACCCGAGCGGCGGCTGTCCGCCTTCGCCACGGACGGCGGGTCGCAGTTCGCCGCGTTCGCCTGGCAGGCCGGCGCCCAGTGGTTCGACACCCGCGACGGCGCCTGGAACGTCTCGCTCGCCGATGAGCCGACCCGCCGGGTGGCGGCGTACTGGCAGCGGATGATCGACCAGGACCTGGTCGTCATGAGCCCGGTGGACAGCAGGGCGTACGACGCCCACCTCACCTCCGGCAAGGTCCTGGTCCGGCTCAGCGGCGCCTGGGACGCCGGGGCGCAGATGAAGGCCCGGCCCGGCCAGAGGGGTAAATGGGCCGTCGCGCCGCTCCCCCAGTGGGACCCGTCGAACGCGGCACTCGGCACCCACGGCGGGTCGACGTTCGCGGTCACCAGCAGCAGCCACCACCCGGAGGCCGCACTGGAGTTCATCGAGTGGCAGGTCTCGCACCCCGACGCGCTGCTTGCCCGCCTCTCCAGCGGGGCCAGCAGCCAGTACCCGGCGGCCTCCGGCCTCGTCCCCGTCGGCCGCAAGGCCTTCGACCGCGGCTACTACAACGGCCAGGACATCTACACCCTCTTCGACCAGGAGGCGCACAAGATCCGGGACGGCTGGACCTGGGGGCCCCGGATGACCGCCACGCAGAAGGTCATGCAGGACGGCTTCGCCCGGGTGGGCGGCGGCCAGGGCTCGGTGCTCGACTCCGTGCGCGCGGCCCAGCGGGGCACCATGCCCGACCTCAGGGCACTGGGCCTGTCCACCACCGAGCGCAGCAGCTGA
- a CDS encoding substrate-binding domain-containing protein — MREPVELRRQRILAVVESRGAVKVSALADELAVSVVTVRRDVEELARAGQLRRGHGVARPVRDPAGPPAVPSPRGGDPAGDGGAVALVVPERHSYLYETLHGARTVLEESGIRIALYLAPQSADAERPLVERALADGARGLLIAPRWRNVLSEELDYGWLADTGVPTVLMERRPRPGSILHALDSVCSDHWYGTHLAVEHLVSLGHRRIVLAARDDSPTARTVRAAFAEIAAAHPDVDDWTVVLSSPDALPGPGPSWAGPVSGVPSGRSEDAPDLDLAALLRERGATAAVLHGDVDALMLVQRLVENGVQVPRDCSVVAYDDVVAALGSTPLTAVAPPRAEIGRAAAELLLHRLSGAAGALGPMRRTQVLPELKVRGSAQAITRITPVTD, encoded by the coding sequence ATGCGGGAGCCGGTGGAACTCAGGCGTCAGCGGATCCTGGCGGTGGTGGAGTCGCGCGGCGCGGTCAAGGTCAGCGCGCTCGCGGACGAACTGGCCGTCTCCGTGGTCACGGTGCGACGGGACGTGGAGGAGCTTGCACGGGCGGGGCAGCTGCGGCGCGGGCACGGCGTCGCCCGGCCGGTGCGCGATCCGGCGGGGCCGCCGGCGGTTCCCTCACCGCGGGGCGGCGACCCCGCCGGCGACGGGGGTGCGGTCGCCCTGGTCGTACCGGAGCGGCATTCGTACCTGTACGAGACGCTGCACGGCGCCCGGACGGTCCTGGAGGAGTCCGGGATCCGTATCGCGCTGTACCTCGCGCCGCAGTCGGCCGATGCCGAACGGCCGCTCGTGGAGCGGGCGCTGGCGGACGGGGCGCGCGGACTGCTGATCGCCCCGCGGTGGCGCAACGTGCTCTCCGAGGAGCTTGACTACGGCTGGCTGGCAGACACGGGCGTGCCGACCGTGCTGATGGAACGGCGGCCCCGGCCCGGCAGCATCCTGCACGCCCTGGACTCCGTCTGCTCCGACCACTGGTACGGGACGCATCTCGCCGTGGAGCACCTGGTGTCGCTGGGCCACCGCCGGATCGTGCTGGCCGCCCGGGACGACAGCCCGACGGCACGCACCGTACGCGCCGCGTTCGCCGAGATCGCGGCCGCCCACCCTGACGTGGACGACTGGACGGTGGTGCTGAGTTCGCCGGACGCGCTGCCCGGGCCCGGCCCGTCCTGGGCGGGTCCGGTGTCCGGCGTCCCGTCCGGGAGGAGCGAGGACGCGCCGGATCTCGATCTCGCGGCGCTGCTGCGCGAGCGAGGGGCCACGGCCGCGGTGCTGCATGGCGACGTGGACGCGCTGATGCTGGTGCAACGCCTGGTCGAGAACGGGGTGCAGGTGCCCCGCGACTGCTCGGTGGTGGCGTACGACGACGTGGTCGCGGCACTGGGCAGCACCCCGCTGACCGCGGTGGCGCCGCCGAGGGCGGAAATCGGCAGGGCGGCCGCGGAACTCCTGCTCCACCGGCTCTCCGGAGCGGCCGGGGCGCTCGGCCCGATGCGCCGGACACAGGTTCTGCCCGAGTTGAAGGTACGGGGATCAGCGCAGGCGATCACCCGGATCACCCCCGTCACGGACTGA
- a CDS encoding FAD-dependent oxidoreductase: MTRRERTVDVLVVGAGPAGLGAAAELAASGVRRVEVLEREQSAGGIPRHCHHAGFGSSRPNGGTSGPEYARRSTAAAARAGATLRTGITVTGWAGPRTLDATGPGGLERITAHAVVLATGARERPRSARLVPGTRPAGVYTTGELQQAVHIHHQHIGTRAVIVGDEPVGIAAADTLRAAGVEVVARVTDRPAALPAALGRHHGAPLLTRTTVTALAGSPRLTGVAVRHGDGRTTTLPCDTVVFTGDWIPDHELARRGDVPLDPGTRGPAHDAAYRTHAPGVFAAGNLLHAVERAGTAAAEGRALAAPVRRHLATGAWPAGRAALTVAAPLEWIAPNLTGPDGDRPTGNRFILRTGRPLTAPLLVVRQDGLELYRRRLLRPARPGRPLHLPADWLDRADPHGGTVRVSVG; the protein is encoded by the coding sequence ATGACCCGCCGCGAGCGGACCGTCGACGTGCTGGTCGTCGGAGCGGGACCGGCCGGGCTGGGCGCCGCGGCCGAACTCGCCGCATCCGGGGTACGGCGGGTCGAGGTCCTGGAACGCGAACAGAGCGCCGGCGGCATCCCGCGCCACTGCCACCACGCGGGATTCGGCAGCAGCCGTCCGAACGGCGGGACGAGCGGCCCCGAGTACGCCCGCCGGTCCACGGCCGCGGCGGCACGCGCGGGCGCCACCCTGCGCACCGGCATCACCGTCACCGGCTGGGCCGGACCCCGCACCCTCGACGCCACCGGACCGGGCGGCCTCGAACGGATCACCGCACACGCCGTCGTCCTCGCCACCGGAGCCCGCGAACGCCCGCGCAGCGCCCGGCTCGTCCCGGGCACCCGACCGGCGGGCGTCTACACCACCGGAGAACTCCAGCAGGCCGTCCACATCCACCACCAGCACATCGGCACCCGCGCCGTGATCGTCGGCGACGAACCGGTCGGCATCGCCGCCGCCGACACCCTGCGCGCCGCCGGAGTGGAAGTCGTCGCCCGGGTCACCGACCGCCCGGCGGCCCTGCCCGCAGCCCTGGGACGACACCACGGCGCCCCGCTGCTCACCCGTACCACCGTCACGGCACTGGCGGGCAGCCCCCGGCTCACCGGGGTCGCGGTGCGCCACGGGGACGGCCGAACGACGACTCTGCCGTGCGACACCGTGGTGTTCACCGGTGACTGGATCCCCGACCACGAACTGGCGCGCCGCGGTGACGTACCGCTGGACCCCGGCACCCGTGGCCCCGCCCACGATGCCGCGTACCGCACCCACGCGCCCGGCGTCTTCGCCGCCGGCAATCTGCTCCACGCCGTGGAGAGAGCCGGCACCGCGGCGGCGGAGGGCCGGGCCCTCGCGGCCCCCGTACGACGCCATCTGGCAACCGGCGCGTGGCCCGCCGGCCGGGCCGCGCTCACCGTCGCGGCCCCACTGGAGTGGATCGCACCCAATCTGACCGGCCCCGACGGCGACCGGCCGACCGGCAACCGCTTCATCCTGCGCACCGGCCGGCCGCTGACGGCCCCGCTGCTCGTCGTCCGGCAGGACGGCCTGGAGCTGTACCGCCGACGCCTGCTGCGCCCCGCCCGGCCGGGCCGCCCCCTCCACCTGCCCGCCGACTGGCTGGACCGGGCCGATCCGCACGGTGGCACGGTGCGCGTCTCGGTCGGCTGA
- a CDS encoding carbohydrate ABC transporter permease — translation MTSPVTTPAPAPVSISEAATASTTSPRTTKGLARRRELGAAGALMTPFFILLVTVFLIPVGTAVWLSFFSDDQPGLGFGPERTVFVGLRSYTAVLTDPTFLSGLGTVVLYCVIYIPVMVIGALALALLLDSGVVRLRTWAQLGLFLPHAVPGIIAAVIWLYLYTPGLSPVIDLLGKADITIDFLGVHTVVPSIVNIALWSNLGYNMVVFYAALQAVPREVIEASVVDGAGPVRTALQIKTPLVRSSVVMVAMFTLIFALQLFTEPMLLSQSTPMISSRFSPSMYIYDAAFTRNNYGLAAAASVVLLVCTIALSYGVTRWTNRSNTAEEDAR, via the coding sequence ATGACCAGCCCAGTCACCACGCCGGCCCCCGCCCCCGTGAGCATCTCCGAGGCGGCGACGGCATCCACCACGTCCCCGCGCACCACCAAGGGCCTCGCCCGCCGGCGTGAACTCGGCGCCGCCGGCGCCCTGATGACCCCCTTCTTCATCCTTCTGGTGACGGTCTTCCTGATCCCGGTCGGGACCGCCGTCTGGCTCAGCTTCTTCAGCGACGACCAGCCGGGGCTCGGCTTCGGGCCGGAGCGCACGGTCTTCGTCGGCCTGCGCAGCTACACCGCCGTACTGACCGACCCGACCTTCCTCAGCGGTCTCGGCACCGTCGTCCTGTACTGCGTGATCTATATTCCGGTCATGGTGATCGGCGCACTCGCGCTGGCCCTGCTGCTGGACTCCGGCGTGGTGCGGCTGCGCACCTGGGCGCAGCTCGGCCTCTTCCTGCCGCACGCCGTACCCGGGATCATCGCCGCCGTCATCTGGCTCTACCTCTACACGCCGGGGCTGAGCCCGGTGATCGACCTGCTCGGCAAGGCCGACATCACGATCGACTTCCTCGGTGTGCACACGGTCGTGCCGTCGATCGTGAACATCGCCCTGTGGAGCAACCTCGGGTACAACATGGTGGTCTTCTACGCGGCTCTGCAGGCCGTGCCGCGCGAGGTCATCGAGGCATCCGTCGTCGACGGCGCCGGCCCCGTCCGCACCGCGCTCCAGATCAAGACGCCCCTGGTGCGCTCCTCCGTCGTGATGGTCGCGATGTTCACCCTGATCTTCGCGCTCCAGCTCTTCACCGAGCCGATGCTGCTGAGCCAGTCGACCCCGATGATCAGCTCGCGCTTCTCCCCCAGCATGTACATCTACGACGCCGCGTTCACCCGCAACAACTACGGTCTGGCCGCGGCCGCCTCGGTCGTCCTGCTGGTCTGCACGATCGCGCTCTCCTACGGCGTGACCCGCTGGACCAACCGCTCCAACACCGCCGAGGAGGACGCCCGATGA
- a CDS encoding FGGY family carbohydrate kinase, producing MTGPVLAVDQGTSGTKALVICPERGVIGSGSAPVRPRYGPGGAVEADPGELLGSVLDAGAQALAEAGEPVAAVGLANQGETVLAWDPDTGKPLTDAIVWQDRRAERICQELSPHEEELKHLTGLPLDPYFAAPKMAWIRRELTGEGVVTTSDSWLVHRLTGAFVTDAATAGRTQLLDLDDVGWSPAALDIFGLGAERLPSVVDSAGAFGTTTAFGAEIPLTGLLVDQQAALLAQGALEPGTAKCTYGTGAFLLAQTGPVPRRGSSGLVSCVAWRLGGRTSYCLDGQVYTAASAVRWLTDLKVISGAADLDPVGGGVPDSGGVTFVPALAGLAAPWWRGDLRGSVTGLSLDTTAGHLVRALCEGIAAQVVELADAVAADLGSPLSALRVDGGLTRSALLMQTQADLLQRPVEVSALPDVTALGAGAVARLGLDPGLSLAEAVPAWRPAAVYEPRIGPQEAAERLAGFRAAVDTLLERS from the coding sequence ATGACAGGCCCGGTACTCGCCGTGGACCAGGGCACCTCCGGGACGAAGGCGCTGGTGATCTGTCCCGAGCGAGGCGTGATCGGTTCCGGTTCCGCTCCGGTGCGGCCGCGGTACGGGCCCGGAGGAGCGGTCGAGGCGGACCCCGGAGAACTGCTCGGATCGGTCCTCGACGCCGGGGCGCAGGCCCTGGCCGAGGCCGGTGAACCCGTCGCCGCCGTCGGGCTCGCCAATCAGGGCGAGACGGTGCTCGCCTGGGACCCGGACACCGGGAAACCGCTCACCGACGCGATCGTCTGGCAGGACCGGCGGGCCGAACGGATCTGCCAAGAACTCTCGCCGCACGAAGAAGAGTTGAAGCACCTCACCGGACTGCCCCTCGACCCCTACTTCGCCGCTCCGAAGATGGCCTGGATCCGCCGCGAACTGACCGGGGAAGGCGTCGTCACCACCAGTGACTCCTGGCTGGTCCACCGGCTCACCGGTGCGTTCGTGACGGACGCGGCCACGGCCGGCCGTACCCAGCTGCTCGACCTCGACGACGTCGGCTGGTCGCCCGCGGCCCTGGACATATTCGGTCTGGGCGCTGAACGCCTGCCGTCCGTGGTCGACTCGGCAGGGGCGTTCGGCACGACGACCGCGTTCGGCGCCGAGATCCCGCTGACGGGCCTCCTCGTGGACCAGCAGGCCGCACTGCTGGCACAGGGTGCCCTGGAACCCGGCACCGCCAAGTGCACCTACGGCACCGGCGCGTTCCTCCTCGCCCAGACCGGTCCCGTACCTCGGCGCGGTTCCAGCGGCCTGGTCAGCTGCGTGGCCTGGCGGCTCGGCGGACGTACCAGCTACTGCCTGGACGGACAGGTCTACACGGCCGCCTCCGCGGTCCGCTGGCTCACCGACCTCAAGGTGATCTCCGGCGCGGCCGACCTCGACCCCGTCGGCGGCGGCGTCCCCGACTCCGGCGGAGTCACCTTCGTACCGGCGCTCGCCGGACTCGCCGCCCCCTGGTGGCGCGGTGACCTGCGCGGATCGGTGACCGGCCTGAGCCTCGACACCACCGCGGGCCACCTCGTGCGGGCCCTGTGCGAGGGCATCGCCGCACAGGTCGTCGAGCTCGCCGACGCGGTGGCCGCCGATCTGGGATCGCCGCTGTCCGCGCTCCGCGTCGACGGCGGACTGACCCGCTCCGCACTCCTCATGCAGACCCAGGCCGATCTGCTGCAACGGCCCGTCGAGGTGTCCGCGCTCCCCGACGTCACGGCACTCGGCGCCGGGGCCGTGGCCCGGCTCGGTCTCGACCCCGGGCTCTCCCTCGCCGAGGCCGTACCCGCCTGGCGGCCGGCCGCGGTGTACGAACCACGGATCGGCCCCCAGGAGGCGGCCGAGCGCCTCGCCGGATTCCGCGCCGCCGTGGACACGCTCCTGGAACGGTCATGA
- a CDS encoding DUF309 domain-containing protein, translated as MDETRRDRDTEGRAHNARPRDGLGRPLPYGTPGVERQPEGVVRTPAETVREAQRLLDAGMPFHAHEVFEDAWKSGPAAERELWRGLAQLAVGLTHAARGNVTGGARLLRRGAAALTEFAGSGGADASTETAAAAVHGIGIGALTSWALELAARVEDAGVPAVDAAAEAPRLRADGG; from the coding sequence GTGGACGAGACGCGCAGGGACCGGGACACCGAAGGCCGGGCGCACAATGCGCGCCCCCGGGACGGGCTGGGGCGCCCGCTGCCGTACGGCACGCCGGGGGTGGAGCGGCAGCCCGAGGGGGTGGTCCGCACCCCGGCGGAGACCGTTCGGGAGGCGCAGCGGCTGCTGGACGCCGGAATGCCGTTCCATGCGCACGAGGTCTTCGAGGACGCGTGGAAGTCGGGCCCCGCGGCGGAGCGTGAGTTGTGGCGCGGGCTGGCCCAGCTGGCCGTGGGTCTGACCCATGCGGCCCGGGGGAACGTGACGGGCGGGGCACGGCTACTGCGGCGCGGTGCGGCGGCACTGACGGAGTTCGCCGGGTCCGGCGGGGCGGACGCCTCCACGGAGACCGCCGCGGCAGCCGTGCACGGCATCGGCATCGGCGCACTGACCAGCTGGGCCCTGGAACTGGCAGCGCGGGTGGAGGACGCGGGCGTACCGGCCGTCGACGCGGCCGCCGAGGCACCGCGGCTGCGAGCGGACGGCGGGTGA
- a CDS encoding sulfite exporter TauE/SafE family protein: MDTLTLWQLAALAAASVLVGFSKTAVSGANTISLAVFAAVLPARESTGVLLPILIAGDLLAVLTYRRHAHWPTLLRLFPAVAVGVVAGTLFMMWAGDAAVRTSIGAILIFMAGVTIWRRRTADAAGEPAAEAGPPTAAERLKARSYGVLGGFTTMVANAGGPVMSLYLLSAGFRKLGFLGTSAWFFLIVNTSKVPFSVGLGLIDAQSLLLDACMLVFVVPGAWIGRKCVDRINQRLFERLVIGATVLGGLQLLLNP, translated from the coding sequence ATGGACACCCTCACTCTTTGGCAACTGGCGGCACTGGCCGCGGCATCCGTACTCGTCGGCTTCTCCAAGACGGCCGTGAGCGGCGCCAACACGATCAGTCTCGCGGTCTTCGCGGCGGTACTGCCCGCCCGCGAGTCCACCGGAGTGCTGCTCCCGATCCTCATCGCCGGTGATCTGCTCGCCGTGCTCACCTACCGGCGCCATGCGCACTGGCCGACTCTGCTCCGGCTCTTCCCGGCCGTCGCGGTGGGAGTGGTGGCGGGCACGCTGTTCATGATGTGGGCCGGCGACGCTGCCGTACGGACCTCCATCGGCGCGATCCTGATCTTCATGGCGGGCGTCACGATCTGGCGGCGCCGCACCGCGGACGCGGCCGGGGAACCGGCGGCCGAGGCGGGCCCGCCGACCGCGGCCGAGCGGCTCAAGGCCCGCTCGTACGGCGTGCTCGGCGGATTCACCACCATGGTGGCCAACGCGGGCGGCCCCGTCATGTCGCTCTATCTGCTCTCCGCCGGCTTCCGCAAACTCGGCTTCCTCGGCACGTCGGCGTGGTTCTTCCTCATCGTCAACACGTCCAAGGTGCCGTTCAGTGTGGGCCTCGGGCTGATCGACGCGCAGTCACTGCTGCTGGACGCCTGCATGCTGGTGTTCGTCGTCCCGGGCGCCTGGATCGGCCGGAAATGCGTGGACCGGATCAACCAGCGGCTCTTCGAACGCCTCGTCATCGGCGCCACCGTGCTGGGTGGCCTGCAACTGCTGCTGAACCCCTGA